DNA sequence from the Chryseobacterium indicum genome:
TATTCTTTTGAGCGCTTTGATTATTATGAAAATTCACTTTAACATTATCTTTTGTCCCTTTTGCGGTTATTCTGAAATTAGCTTAAACAAGTTTTAAAAATGGTTCTCCTTTTTAATTTCGTATACAAAGTTAGTTCTCGTCGGTTCTCCGAAATACGCGACTTCCTGCTCCGCAATTTTCTTTCCGCCCAGTCTTTCCAAAGCAACCTGGGAACGGTAATTTTCTTTCCCGATATGAAAATGAACCACGTCTACAAACTGAAAAATGTAATCGAGCATTAATTTTTTAATCTGCGGATTGATTCCTTTTCCCCACGATTTTGTTCCGTAAAATGTGTAGCCGATAAAAATACTTTTGTTTGCTTCATCGTAATCATAAAAACGACTGCTTCCTAAAACGGCTCCTGTTTCTTTTTCAATAATTTTAAAGGCACCTTTGCTTTCTATTGCTCCTCTGAAAAAATTTTCGAAAACGTCCCTTTTGTAGCGGTCTTTATTAGGATGCTGTTCCCATACTTTAGGATCGGAAGCCACTTCGTATAAAGACTCAAAATCCCCTTGTTGTAAGGGGATTAACTGATATTTTTCGTTTTCTAAAATGGTCTGAATAGAAAAGTCCATTTCTTAGCCTTTTGTTTTTGCTGCGTCTGACTCGATTTTTTTGATTTCCTTAAGCTTATCTGCAATTTTACTTACTGCTTCCGGACTTGAAGGTTTTAAAGCAACTTCCGCCTGAGAAAGATCCCACTTTAACACAAGGTTGGCTGAGTTTTCGCCTGTAGGATTCAGAGTAATTTCGAACCATTCCTGCTTATCTGCTAATTTATTAACCGGAACTGTAACATCTACAACATCCTGTTTTGCATCATATGTATAAGCTCCCCACTGCTGGAAATCTTTGTTTAAGATTACTTTCCATTCTTTTTCTGTCGGAACGATGAATAATCCATAAGTTCCTGCAGGAACAATTTTTCCGCCGAAGTTTACAGACTGTCCGAAAGTAATTTTGGTGGATGAATTCGCTCCCGCTCTCCAAACCTGTCCGTAAGGCACCAGTTCTCCGAAGATTTTACGTCCTTTCACCCCCGGTCTTCCGTAATCGATCGTGATTTTAGACATTGAAAACTGCTGCTCTACTTTCTGGCGCGGACTTGCTACCGGTACAGAATAATCCTGAGCAAAACTGAAAACTGAAGCTGATATACAAATTGCAAATAGTAACTTTTTCTTTAGTACATGACAAAAGTTTCAAAATATTGAAAATCAACAAGATAAAATGTTTAATATTTGTTTAAATGACTGATATTTAGTAAATTAGAAGATGTTTCTCAGGCATTCAACTAAGT
Encoded proteins:
- a CDS encoding GNAT family N-acetyltransferase; the encoded protein is MDFSIQTILENEKYQLIPLQQGDFESLYEVASDPKVWEQHPNKDRYKRDVFENFFRGAIESKGAFKIIEKETGAVLGSSRFYDYDEANKSIFIGYTFYGTKSWGKGINPQIKKLMLDYIFQFVDVVHFHIGKENYRSQVALERLGGKKIAEQEVAYFGEPTRTNFVYEIKKENHF
- a CDS encoding DUF2911 domain-containing protein codes for the protein MCISASVFSFAQDYSVPVASPRQKVEQQFSMSKITIDYGRPGVKGRKIFGELVPYGQVWRAGANSSTKITFGQSVNFGGKIVPAGTYGLFIVPTEKEWKVILNKDFQQWGAYTYDAKQDVVDVTVPVNKLADKQEWFEITLNPTGENSANLVLKWDLSQAEVALKPSSPEAVSKIADKLKEIKKIESDAAKTKG